In a single window of the Ignavibacteria bacterium genome:
- a CDS encoding metallophosphoesterase translates to MKAICVSDLHGNDVKFKKLCGYIKEYLPEAVFIAGDVLPNYYVDEPGDFIRDTLYPLFNGLKNELEKKYPRVFLINGNDDVAASVDLFRILESNGLVNLINNLVVNFNGYTAAGYPFVPPTPFLLKDWEKYDISRYLPRGCVSPEEGFRTVEVAPNITKYSTIKEDLNEMALQIPDFRKTIMLFHAPPCETNLDKIAGKDINGNNEIRSIGSIAIRKFIEKYQPLITLHGHLHESTEITGKWCDKIGDTFCFNAAHSGGELAVIKFDTDEPEKAVRILI, encoded by the coding sequence ATGAAGGCAATTTGTGTAAGCGACCTGCACGGCAATGATGTGAAATTCAAAAAGCTTTGCGGTTATATAAAAGAATATCTGCCGGAAGCAGTTTTTATTGCCGGCGATGTGCTGCCGAATTATTATGTTGATGAGCCGGGTGATTTTATAAGGGATACATTATACCCGCTGTTTAACGGTCTGAAGAACGAACTTGAAAAAAAATACCCAAGGGTATTTTTGATAAACGGTAATGATGATGTGGCAGCTTCGGTGGATCTTTTCAGAATACTTGAATCAAATGGACTAGTGAATCTTATAAATAATTTAGTTGTAAATTTTAACGGCTACACTGCTGCAGGTTATCCTTTCGTTCCGCCAACTCCATTTTTACTTAAGGATTGGGAAAAATATGATATTTCACGCTACCTGCCCCGCGGCTGCGTTTCACCTGAGGAGGGTTTCCGTACAGTTGAAGTTGCCCCGAATATCACGAAGTATTCCACAATTAAAGAAGACCTGAATGAAATGGCATTGCAGATACCTGATTTCAGGAAAACTATAATGCTGTTTCACGCGCCGCCATGTGAAACCAACCTGGATAAGATTGCCGGAAAAGATATTAATGGGAATAATGAAATCAGAAGTATCGGCAGTATTGCGATCAGGAAGTTCATAGAAAAATACCAGCCGCTAATTACTTTGCACGGACATTTACATGAATCAACAGAAATTACAGGGAAGTGGTGCGATAAGATAGGGGATACCTTTTGTTTTAATGCCGCTCATTCCGGCGGTGAGCTTGCTGTGATTAAATTTGATACCGATGAACCTGAAAAGGCTGTAAGAATTTTAATTTGA
- a CDS encoding WYL domain-containing transcriptional regulator, translated as MQDIRSKFKRQLEIAGLILSQNFSGIIRSTELADIFEVEELTIMRDLQQLRAIGIDIHSTKKHGVCINKKISSVKLLELIRQYASLAMNSSAAERSTKLLVNRLGEKSLANIVVLQMCAEKNHAAAIDYEKDNGMLDFGREINPVLVFQNEGYWRVLAFTNGCFKQFHLNKILEARQTDKEFPKVDPEVLNDVFRFSWKSWVGTDKIDIKLQFSTVWKERILPKQLMTNETFTESEEGNFIYETTVNSLDELASWIVSRGKGVKVIEPDELRTRVISLAKDSLGNYEND; from the coding sequence ATGCAGGATATAAGAAGTAAATTTAAAAGACAGCTTGAGATAGCAGGCTTGATCTTATCCCAGAATTTTTCGGGAATAATCAGGTCAACAGAGCTGGCAGATATTTTTGAAGTTGAAGAGCTTACCATTATGCGTGACCTTCAGCAGCTTCGTGCAATTGGAATTGATATTCATTCAACAAAAAAACACGGGGTGTGCATAAATAAAAAAATTAGCAGCGTTAAGCTGCTAGAGCTCATCAGGCAGTATGCATCACTGGCTATGAATTCATCTGCCGCAGAACGCTCCACAAAGCTGCTTGTCAACAGGCTGGGTGAAAAATCATTGGCTAACATAGTAGTGCTTCAAATGTGCGCTGAAAAAAACCATGCTGCAGCAATTGATTATGAAAAAGATAACGGTATGCTTGATTTCGGCAGGGAGATAAATCCTGTACTGGTATTTCAGAATGAAGGATACTGGCGCGTACTAGCTTTCACAAACGGATGTTTTAAACAGTTCCATCTGAATAAAATACTTGAAGCCAGGCAAACAGATAAGGAATTTCCTAAAGTAGATCCCGAAGTGTTGAATGATGTTTTCCGCTTTTCCTGGAAAAGCTGGGTTGGCACTGATAAGATTGATATCAAACTTCAATTTTCAACTGTATGGAAAGAACGTATTCTTCCTAAACAATTAATGACAAATGAAACATTCACTGAATCGGAAGAAGGAAATTTCATTTATGAAACGACTGTAAACTCTCTGGATGAACTGGCATCATGGATAGTAAGCCGCGGTAAAGGTGTTAAAGTTATTGAACCCGATGAGCTAAGAACCAGGGTAATATCCCTGGCAAAAGACTCACTTGGCAACTACGAAAATGACTGA
- a CDS encoding response regulator transcription factor has translation MINILIADDHAVVRKGINQILSDEVDIKVLAEASNSEEIMAQLDSRSWDLLILDITMPGKSGLDAIIEIKQKRPDIKILILSMHPEEEIAISAIKSGADGYLNKESVPGELLRAVRKVASGGKYISDTLAESMILSLKSEPSKKLHESLSEREFQVLSMLASGFSLTEIAAKLELSIKTISTYRTRILEKLSLKSNVEITHYAIKNKLVLSN, from the coding sequence ATGATAAATATATTAATTGCAGATGACCATGCTGTTGTAAGGAAGGGCATAAACCAGATCCTTTCTGATGAAGTTGATATCAAGGTTCTGGCTGAAGCATCAAACAGTGAAGAAATTATGGCACAGTTAGATTCCCGCAGCTGGGATCTTTTAATTCTGGATATTACCATGCCTGGTAAAAGCGGACTTGATGCCATAATTGAAATTAAACAAAAAAGGCCGGATATCAAGATATTAATACTTTCTATGCATCCCGAAGAAGAGATTGCAATCAGTGCAATAAAATCAGGAGCAGATGGTTATTTGAATAAGGAAAGTGTACCCGGTGAATTATTGAGAGCTGTAAGGAAAGTCGCATCCGGTGGTAAATATATCAGTGATACTCTTGCTGAATCAATGATTTTATCTCTCAAAAGTGAACCCTCAAAAAAACTCCATGAAAGTCTTTCTGAAAGAGAATTCCAGGTGCTGAGTATGCTTGCTTCAGGATTTTCATTAACTGAAATTGCCGCAAAGCTGGAATTAAGCATTAAAACTATAAGTACATACCGTACCAGGATACTTGAAAAATTAAGTCTAAAATCAAATGTTGAGATCACGCATTATGCTATAAAAAACAAATTAGTACTGAGTAATTAG
- a CDS encoding sensor histidine kinase, translating into MFELQKYFERSNIYIKLLTGTVLISLVAFADYITTNEISFSIFYLIPITLMAWYGGKLFGIIFAVAGAGLWLIMDTIGFTEVNNLVYSFWSTVVRFGFFIIVTVLIVKLKSLRDNQEEIINLRTKQLKNEIKEHKKSQDTLLLKSMQLSELNKKIETIKEEQNKRIAREIHDELGQSLTAINLELMWISKKHSNDPDIVERMHTLSQVVTNTISTVRKISSDLRPRLLDQLGLLPAIESLVKEYRARTGIKIILHLPETNTDFESPVKITLYRILQEALTNIARHSECTVTEIRISVNSKNLNMSIYDNGTGFLYDEIYYKTGSLGLIGMQERAKIIHGELNFITAPGEGTLINLKVPLN; encoded by the coding sequence ATGTTTGAATTACAGAAATATTTCGAAAGATCGAATATTTACATTAAGCTTTTAACAGGTACCGTCTTGATCTCTTTGGTTGCCTTTGCTGATTATATTACAACAAATGAAATATCATTTTCGATATTTTATCTGATACCAATAACATTAATGGCATGGTATGGGGGTAAACTTTTTGGTATTATTTTTGCTGTTGCCGGAGCTGGTCTGTGGCTTATAATGGATACAATAGGTTTCACAGAAGTTAATAACTTAGTTTATTCTTTTTGGAGTACTGTTGTAAGGTTTGGTTTCTTTATAATCGTAACCGTACTAATTGTAAAGCTTAAATCATTGCGGGATAACCAGGAAGAAATTATTAATCTGAGAACTAAGCAGCTGAAAAATGAGATCAAAGAGCATAAAAAGTCACAGGATACATTGCTCCTTAAAAGCATGCAATTGAGTGAACTAAATAAAAAAATTGAAACTATCAAAGAAGAACAGAATAAAAGGATTGCCAGGGAAATTCATGATGAGCTTGGACAGTCACTAACTGCAATAAATCTTGAGCTGATGTGGATCAGTAAAAAACATTCGAACGATCCGGATATAGTGGAAAGAATGCACACATTATCCCAGGTAGTTACAAACACAATTTCCACCGTAAGGAAAATTTCTTCTGACCTGAGACCCCGGCTGCTCGACCAGCTTGGCCTGCTGCCGGCAATTGAAAGCCTGGTTAAGGAATACCGCGCCAGAACAGGGATAAAGATAATACTCCATTTGCCTGAAACAAATACTGATTTTGAAAGCCCCGTAAAAATTACGTTATACAGGATATTACAGGAAGCATTGACCAATATTGCCAGGCACTCTGAATGCACTGTGACTGAAATCAGAATTTCTGTAAATTCAAAAAATTTAAATATGTCAATTTATGATAACGGAACAGGATTTTTATATGATGAAATTTATTACAAAACCGGTTCATTAGGACTGATAGGTATGCAGGAAAGAGCTAAAATAATCCATGGTGAGCTGAACTTTATTACCGCTCCAGGTGAAGGAACATTAATAAATTTAAAAGTACCACTTAATTAA
- a CDS encoding nucleotidyltransferase domain-containing protein has translation MSEKTQPIEHLVRELEERAKELNCLYRIEDTLNHSDISLDEAFNLVVDAIPPGWQYPDITRVKLEYKGNTYTTEHFSESIWFQRADIKVNDEVVGHISVYYVKPVRDYDEGPFLKEERKLLNTIAERLSHFILHKDTFAFISELQEIRDVTSGNLKHKWQVVLDMLYKTDKPLFNTIIRKLLHNLCWQENKEAQKLLKEAGIEQKSLVDEDGDTMYEDNKPLKKKSLDNAVFVQSVIKLADENLRDDEILAKLQKWIYEDKCSGLVKAVETMETSLNEISEALRKYYPLLSNGELSPSIEKGLKVSLIRRFFTDQTEFISIAKEFVDINDFYDLTDRIILPSKSYGKLGGKSAGMFLASKIIAKKARTSDKFKNIKIPKTWFIPSDGIMHFLHYNELEEVIEQKYKDIEEIRREYPHIVQIFKNSDFTSEFINGVSVALDDFGECPLVVRSSSLLEDQFGAAFSGKYKSLFIANQGTKSERLSALLDAISEVYASTFGPDPIEYRAERNLLDFHEEMGIMIQEVVGTKIGRYFMPAYAGVAFSNNEFRWSPRIKREDGLIRLVPGLGTRAVDRLGDDYPILLAPGQPNLRVNVSFLEKRKYTPQHIDVIDLNTNEFETHKIRNIIAETGAEYPGIRNMISIVKDNHITQPIGLNTDYENDDIILTFEGLINNSTFVSQIKFLLDTLQEGMRCPVDIEFASNGTDFYILQCRSQTKSKEIQPDPIPRDIPRKKIVFTANKYVSNGKVPEISHIVYVDPVNYNNIGSKEELVEIGRAVSKLNKILPKRRFILMGPGRWGSRGDIKLGVNVTYSDINNTSMLIEIAKQVGNYTPDLSFGTHFFQDLVEASIRYLPLYPDSEDVIFNEPFFRKSENMLEHLVPEYKHLEETVKVIDVTHAAEGQILRVLINAELEEAVAFLDEPKASKVKTLDTSEYVEWQPSNYWQWRYKMAERMAELIPAEKFGVKGFYIFGSSKNANAGPASDIDLLIHIDDDADTEKMNLWFEGWSECLSELNYLKTGYTSEGLLDIHYVTDEDIEKRTSFASKIGAITDPAKQLKIGK, from the coding sequence ATGAGCGAAAAAACACAGCCTATAGAGCATCTTGTAAGGGAGCTTGAAGAAAGAGCCAAAGAGCTTAACTGTCTTTATAGAATTGAAGACACCCTCAATCATTCGGATATTTCTCTTGATGAAGCATTCAATCTTGTGGTTGATGCAATCCCCCCCGGGTGGCAGTACCCGGATATTACCCGTGTAAAGCTTGAATATAAAGGGAATACATATACAACCGAACATTTTTCCGAAAGTATCTGGTTTCAGCGGGCTGATATAAAAGTAAATGATGAGGTCGTAGGCCATATTTCAGTTTATTATGTAAAACCTGTCAGAGATTACGATGAAGGTCCGTTCTTAAAGGAAGAACGTAAATTACTTAATACAATAGCTGAAAGGCTGAGCCACTTTATACTTCATAAGGATACTTTTGCATTTATTTCTGAACTGCAGGAAATAAGGGATGTTACTTCAGGTAATTTAAAGCATAAGTGGCAGGTAGTGCTTGATATGCTCTACAAGACCGATAAACCTCTTTTTAACACAATAATCCGCAAACTTCTGCATAACTTATGCTGGCAGGAAAACAAAGAAGCACAGAAGCTATTAAAGGAAGCAGGTATTGAACAAAAATCGCTGGTTGATGAAGATGGCGATACAATGTACGAAGATAACAAACCGCTGAAAAAGAAATCTCTTGATAATGCTGTTTTTGTTCAGTCTGTTATTAAACTTGCCGATGAAAATTTAAGGGATGATGAAATCCTTGCAAAACTGCAAAAATGGATATACGAAGATAAATGCAGCGGACTGGTTAAAGCGGTTGAGACAATGGAAACTTCACTCAATGAAATTTCAGAAGCACTGAGGAAATATTATCCGCTGCTTTCAAACGGCGAGCTATCCCCTTCAATTGAAAAAGGATTAAAAGTATCACTTATCCGCAGATTCTTTACAGACCAGACCGAATTTATTTCAATAGCAAAAGAATTTGTTGATATAAATGATTTTTATGACCTGACCGACAGGATAATTCTTCCTTCCAAAAGTTACGGTAAACTTGGAGGTAAATCAGCGGGTATGTTCCTCGCTTCAAAGATCATTGCTAAAAAGGCCAGGACATCAGATAAATTCAAAAATATCAAAATACCTAAAACCTGGTTCATTCCGTCTGATGGTATCATGCACTTCCTGCATTACAATGAGCTGGAGGAAGTAATCGAGCAGAAATACAAAGATATTGAAGAGATCAGAAGAGAATATCCTCACATAGTACAGATCTTCAAGAACTCTGATTTTACTTCAGAGTTCATAAACGGAGTATCGGTAGCGCTTGATGATTTTGGTGAATGTCCGCTGGTTGTAAGAAGCTCAAGCCTGCTGGAAGACCAGTTTGGCGCAGCCTTTTCAGGTAAATATAAAAGTCTGTTTATTGCCAACCAGGGAACAAAAAGCGAGCGGTTATCAGCTTTACTTGACGCTATTTCAGAAGTATATGCCTCAACATTCGGTCCGGACCCTATAGAATACCGCGCAGAAAGAAACCTGCTTGATTTCCATGAGGAAATGGGTATTATGATACAGGAAGTGGTCGGAACAAAGATCGGCAGGTATTTTATGCCTGCTTATGCAGGCGTTGCCTTCAGCAACAATGAGTTCCGCTGGTCACCTAGAATTAAACGCGAAGATGGCTTAATAAGGCTTGTTCCTGGTCTCGGTACCCGCGCTGTTGACCGCCTTGGAGACGACTACCCTATCCTGCTTGCACCCGGTCAGCCTAACTTAAGGGTAAATGTTTCATTCCTTGAAAAGCGTAAATACACCCCTCAGCATATTGATGTTATCGATCTAAACACCAATGAGTTTGAAACACATAAGATAAGGAATATTATAGCTGAAACCGGCGCTGAATATCCGGGCATCAGGAATATGATATCAATTGTAAAAGATAACCATATTACACAGCCTATTGGACTGAATACTGATTATGAAAATGATGATATAATTTTAACGTTCGAAGGATTAATAAATAACAGTACATTTGTTTCGCAGATAAAATTCCTGCTGGATACATTGCAGGAAGGCATGCGCTGCCCTGTTGATATTGAGTTCGCCTCTAACGGCACCGATTTTTATATTCTGCAGTGCCGCTCACAAACTAAATCAAAAGAAATTCAGCCTGATCCTATTCCGAGGGATATTCCGCGGAAAAAAATAGTCTTCACAGCCAACAAATATGTTTCAAACGGTAAGGTGCCTGAGATTTCTCATATTGTATATGTTGACCCGGTAAATTATAATAATATAGGCTCCAAGGAAGAGCTTGTTGAAATTGGCAGGGCTGTAAGCAAGTTGAATAAAATTCTGCCTAAACGCAGATTTATATTAATGGGACCCGGCAGATGGGGCAGCAGGGGCGATATAAAGCTTGGTGTAAATGTTACTTATTCAGATATAAACAATACTTCTATGCTTATAGAAATTGCCAAACAGGTCGGTAACTATACGCCTGATCTGTCTTTCGGCACGCATTTTTTCCAGGACCTGGTGGAAGCTTCGATAAGATATCTGCCGCTTTATCCTGATTCAGAAGATGTTATTTTTAATGAACCATTTTTCAGGAAATCAGAAAATATGCTGGAGCATCTTGTACCTGAATACAAACACCTGGAAGAAACGGTCAAAGTAATTGATGTAACCCACGCAGCTGAAGGACAGATATTAAGAGTGCTGATAAATGCAGAGCTCGAAGAAGCTGTTGCATTCCTTGATGAGCCTAAAGCGTCAAAGGTTAAAACTCTTGATACCAGCGAATATGTTGAGTGGCAGCCAAGCAACTACTGGCAGTGGCGTTATAAAATGGCGGAAAGAATGGCGGAGCTTATCCCTGCTGAAAAATTCGGTGTTAAAGGTTTTTATATTTTCGGTAGCTCCAAAAATGCTAATGCGGGTCCGGCAAGTGATATCGATCTTTTGATCCATATCGATGATGATGCCGATACCGAAAAAATGAACCTCTGGTTTGAAGGCTGGAGCGAATGCTTAAGTGAGCTTAATTATCTTAAAACCGGCTATACTTCTGAAGGACTGCTGGATATTCATTATGTAACAGATGAAGATATAGAAAAACGAACAAGCTTTGCAAGTAAAATTGGCGCAATTACAGATCCCGCCAAGCAGCTTAAAATTGGTAAGTAG
- a CDS encoding rhodanese-like domain-containing protein — MKKSPLHSIKISPKNSIIPVVFISVILISFNFSGCDYFFPPLSGDKIPVEEAAKFIQKNSGNPDVILLDIRTKKQYDSVRIENSINFDFSQTDFPDQISKLDHEKRYIIIDENGRKAAMALELMREQRFPKIHYITGGINEWIKAGKNIYR, encoded by the coding sequence ATGAAAAAATCACCTCTTCACAGTATAAAGATCAGCCCTAAAAATTCTATCATTCCCGTTGTATTTATTTCGGTAATTCTAATTTCTTTCAATTTTTCAGGATGTGATTATTTTTTTCCTCCATTGAGCGGGGATAAGATTCCTGTTGAAGAAGCGGCTAAATTCATTCAAAAAAACAGTGGAAATCCTGATGTTATTTTACTTGATATAAGGACAAAAAAACAATATGATTCAGTTAGAATTGAAAATTCGATAAATTTTGATTTTTCCCAAACGGATTTTCCTGACCAAATATCCAAACTGGATCATGAAAAAAGATACATTATTATTGATGAAAACGGAAGAAAAGCTGCTATGGCTTTAGAGTTAATGCGTGAACAGAGATTCCCGAAAATTCATTATATTACCGGTGGTATTAATGAATGGATAAAAGCCGGTAAAAATATTTATAGATAA
- a CDS encoding Glu/Leu/Phe/Val dehydrogenase: MSDKNFNAYQMAQAQFDKVADILTLDESARQLLREPLREYHFSIPVKMDDGTTKIFKGFRVQHNDAFGPSKGGIRFHPMETIDTVRALAMWMTWKCAVVGIPLGGGKGGVICDPHNLSMREQEQICRGWVRQLAKNVGPINDVPAPDVMTNAQHMLWMLDEFEVIHGGKHPGFITGKPVGMGGSLGRTEATGYGVIYTLREACKKKGIKIEETTAAFQGFGNVSQYALQLYIQLGGKAICVSCWDQKDQTSYTFKRESGISFDELMKITDKFGGIDKTEAKKLGYEILPGDVWIEQKVDILIPAALENQVRGDNAVKIADTVKIVAEGANGPTTPEADKIFQKKDIFVIPDFLANAGGVTCSYFEQVQSNMNYFWTKEEVLTKLDNIMSAAFDAVYDTAVKNKLYMRDAAYVISISKVAHACKDRGWL; this comes from the coding sequence ATGAGCGACAAAAATTTTAACGCCTACCAGATGGCACAGGCACAGTTTGATAAAGTAGCGGATATTTTAACACTGGATGAATCAGCAAGACAGCTATTAAGGGAACCTTTACGCGAATATCACTTCTCAATTCCTGTTAAAATGGATGACGGCACAACAAAAATATTCAAAGGTTTCAGAGTTCAGCATAACGATGCATTCGGTCCTTCAAAAGGCGGAATAAGATTTCACCCGATGGAAACAATTGATACGGTTCGCGCACTCGCAATGTGGATGACCTGGAAATGCGCAGTTGTCGGTATTCCTTTAGGCGGCGGAAAAGGCGGAGTTATTTGTGATCCGCATAATTTAAGTATGCGCGAGCAGGAGCAGATCTGCCGCGGATGGGTCAGACAGCTTGCAAAAAATGTAGGACCTATAAATGATGTACCTGCACCTGATGTAATGACAAATGCCCAGCATATGTTATGGATGCTCGATGAATTCGAAGTTATACACGGCGGAAAGCACCCGGGCTTTATTACAGGCAAGCCTGTTGGTATGGGCGGCTCCCTTGGCAGAACTGAAGCTACAGGGTACGGTGTTATTTATACACTGCGCGAAGCTTGTAAGAAAAAAGGAATAAAGATAGAAGAAACAACAGCCGCATTCCAGGGCTTTGGAAACGTTTCGCAATACGCGCTTCAGCTCTATATACAGCTTGGCGGAAAAGCAATTTGCGTATCATGCTGGGACCAAAAAGACCAGACTTCCTATACATTTAAAAGAGAGTCCGGTATAAGCTTTGATGAACTGATGAAGATAACCGATAAATTCGGCGGTATTGATAAAACAGAAGCGAAAAAATTAGGCTATGAAATTCTGCCGGGTGATGTCTGGATCGAGCAGAAAGTTGATATACTTATTCCCGCTGCCCTTGAAAACCAGGTACGCGGAGATAATGCAGTAAAGATCGCTGATACGGTAAAAATTGTTGCTGAAGGCGCAAACGGACCTACTACCCCTGAAGCCGACAAAATATTTCAGAAAAAAGACATTTTCGTGATTCCGGATTTTCTTGCAAATGCAGGCGGTGTTACATGCAGTTACTTTGAACAGGTTCAGTCTAACATGAACTATTTCTGGACAAAAGAAGAAGTACTTACAAAACTGGATAATATCATGTCAGCAGCTTTTGACGCTGTATACGATACAGCAGTTAAAAATAAACTTTACATGCGAGATGCGGCTTATGTAATTTCAATTTCTAAAGTTGCCCATGCATGCAAAGATAGAGGCTGGCTGTAA
- a CDS encoding OmpA family protein → MKNLQIKKSAVPLHEKFIKERSGYGYLYILFIAVLIISVLTLISTAYSDQNGFKVLLDSVNNSNVIYFDYGKSELRPAALELLDKISEEMKSNPGYILYITGYTDDLGSENFNDELSLMRANSVKDYLQSTGVSGENLIVSGKGESEPVSENTSEDSRAKNRRVEFSYSNPAKNRGNYAIDKFPHRRFYAEPTLKNDRVNTIFTVKSREEITADLSIRDSAGKPIDSIKTEDLSATLRWDNNGIIDSTEGQPRLIPINDKKKIAFTLTMDYSGSMYGDDTQNPFVKKSDKVAAMEKSVALFINLLGGNMFCKIIKFGGKVLQPIRFTRSKSVLLSALENNSFPMGGTALYSSIYTALKDTTYYSNPTVMKTVVAFTDGMENSSGKITLDSIYRKSAAYNTKVFTVGLFDDVGDYVPDESELKRRKADMISIAQNTGGFFYQADNAADLKQIYANILDQVLKSYHISIVWNSAKLPPKGTMVKAELKINVKGTVRVLYKNYTIE, encoded by the coding sequence ATGAAAAATTTACAGATTAAAAAAAGCGCTGTACCATTACACGAAAAATTTATAAAAGAAAGAAGTGGTTACGGCTATCTTTATATTTTGTTCATAGCAGTGCTTATTATTTCGGTTTTGACGCTTATTTCAACTGCATACAGCGATCAAAACGGATTTAAAGTATTGCTGGATTCTGTTAATAACAGCAATGTGATCTATTTTGATTACGGGAAATCAGAGCTGAGGCCTGCTGCGCTGGAATTACTTGACAAAATTTCTGAAGAAATGAAAAGTAACCCTGGGTATATACTCTATATAACCGGATATACAGATGATCTGGGAAGTGAGAACTTCAATGATGAGCTTTCGCTTATGCGGGCAAACTCAGTGAAAGATTACCTGCAAAGTACAGGTGTTTCAGGTGAGAATCTGATCGTCAGCGGAAAAGGTGAAAGTGAACCGGTAAGTGAAAATACTTCAGAAGATTCAAGAGCTAAAAACAGGCGAGTTGAGTTTTCGTATTCAAACCCGGCAAAAAACAGGGGAAATTATGCTATCGATAAATTTCCGCACCGAAGGTTTTACGCTGAACCAACACTTAAGAACGACAGGGTGAATACGATATTTACAGTCAAATCCAGGGAAGAAATAACTGCGGATCTTTCGATCCGTGATTCAGCAGGCAAGCCCATTGATTCAATTAAAACCGAAGATCTTTCAGCCACACTAAGATGGGATAATAACGGAATTATTGACTCAACGGAAGGACAGCCCAGGCTGATACCGATAAATGACAAGAAAAAAATTGCATTTACGCTGACAATGGATTACAGCGGCAGCATGTATGGCGATGATACACAAAATCCATTTGTAAAAAAAAGTGATAAGGTTGCCGCCATGGAAAAGAGCGTTGCACTGTTCATAAATCTGCTTGGCGGAAATATGTTCTGTAAAATTATTAAGTTCGGAGGCAAGGTCTTGCAGCCAATAAGGTTCACCAGGTCAAAAAGTGTTCTTTTGAGCGCACTTGAAAACAATTCCTTCCCGATGGGCGGCACAGCATTGTATTCATCCATTTATACTGCACTTAAGGATACAACATATTACAGCAATCCAACAGTAATGAAAACGGTTGTTGCCTTTACGGACGGTATGGAAAATTCATCGGGCAAGATAACACTTGATTCTATTTACAGAAAAAGCGCAGCTTATAATACCAAGGTTTTCACAGTCGGTTTATTTGATGATGTTGGTGATTATGTACCGGATGAATCTGAGCTGAAAAGAAGAAAGGCCGATATGATATCAATAGCCCAAAACACAGGCGGATTTTTTTACCAGGCAGATAATGCAGCGGACCTGAAGCAAATTTATGCGAACATCCTTGACCAGGTGCTGAAATCTTACCACATCAGTATTGTATGGAACAGCGCCAAGCTTCCGCCTAAAGGTACCATGGTTAAAGCAGAGCTGAAGATCAATGTTAAAGGAACAGTCAGAGTTCTGTATAAAAACTATACAATTGAATAA
- a CDS encoding NAD(P)-dependent alcohol dehydrogenase — protein MKAVICTKYGPPEVLKLIEVDKPVPKDNELLVKIIATTAHIGDTKIRRFEPGLGKFKDLLFKPLMRFIVGFRGPRKKILGMEFSGVIESVGSKVTRFKPGDEVFATTEFRFGTYAEYCSIAENAAVALKPVNMSHEEAAPVSNAGLTALINLRKANIQKGQKVLIYGASGSVGTYAVQIARYFGAEVTGFCSTGNIEMVKSIGAVSVIDYTKEDFTQRPEKYDVIFDAVGKIKYSNRKKALNKTGKYLSSLAISGNIKLKAEDLEFLKQLCEAGKLKTVIDRTYRLDQIAEAHRYVDKGHKKGNVVIIV, from the coding sequence ATGAAAGCTGTGATCTGCACAAAATACGGGCCACCAGAGGTTTTGAAATTAATTGAGGTGGATAAACCTGTTCCTAAGGATAATGAATTACTTGTAAAAATTATCGCTACAACAGCACATATAGGAGATACAAAGATCAGGCGGTTTGAACCGGGTCTCGGGAAATTTAAAGATCTTTTGTTTAAGCCTTTGATGCGGTTTATTGTCGGCTTTAGGGGCCCCAGAAAAAAAATTCTTGGTATGGAGTTTTCGGGTGTAATTGAATCAGTTGGTTCCAAAGTTACAAGGTTCAAACCAGGTGATGAAGTATTTGCAACTACTGAATTCAGGTTCGGGACTTATGCTGAATACTGCAGCATAGCAGAAAATGCTGCTGTAGCATTAAAACCTGTAAATATGTCACACGAAGAAGCGGCGCCGGTATCGAATGCAGGTTTAACAGCGCTTATAAACTTAAGGAAAGCCAACATTCAAAAGGGGCAGAAAGTATTGATATACGGAGCTTCCGGAAGTGTAGGTACTTATGCGGTCCAGATAGCCCGGTATTTTGGCGCTGAAGTGACCGGTTTTTGCAGTACAGGTAATATTGAGATGGTTAAATCTATTGGAGCCGTATCAGTTATTGATTATACTAAGGAAGATTTTACCCAACGACCCGAAAAATATGATGTAATTTTTGATGCGGTTGGGAAAATAAAATATTCAAACAGAAAAAAAGCATTAAATAAAACAGGAAAATACCTGAGCTCACTTGCCATATCTGGTAATATTAAATTAAAAGCTGAAGATCTTGAATTTCTTAAACAACTTTGTGAGGCAGGAAAATTAAAAACTGTTATAGACAGAACATATAGATTAGACCAGATAGCAGAAGCACACAGGTATGTGGATAAGGGTCATAAAAAGGGGAACGTGGTGATAATTGTTTGA